In Parus major isolate Abel chromosome 8, Parus_major1.1, whole genome shotgun sequence, a single window of DNA contains:
- the HFM1 gene encoding probable ATP-dependent DNA helicase HFM1 isoform X3 produces the protein MFNSADMVFSLDSLFYEKPDMRQRCLENEEHKAWFIAPAPAIAEIPAVEELQKELEKNSDSTHMVFVGGRKHEFIQQCKSNTKEVEDKSSAPVHFGIAPQKEVLQLSLGERDKISFQHENLKVVSSFLSFDENKSKRVIDFSQKPENKALSENSDDESVHSTLRKSLFRKSGNVHKNTAFKAGSFDVKEMGTYLNTSENMKEVTEEGFLRKNHHAPITEDSDFTLHRVNNAAIVSENGIKIQSFSNASEILDLTGTTGRKLEILRAVTEIHRNFVICAPTGSGKTVMFELAITRLLMEAPLPWLNIKVVYMAPIKALCSQRFDDWKEKFGPIGLTCKELTGDTLMDDLFEIHHADIIITTPEKWDSMTRRWRDNSIVQLVRLFLIDEVHVIKDESRGATLEVVVSRMKTIQSSLWRLLEKHDTVPPLRFVAVSATIPNTQDIAEWLSDSKMPAVCLKIDEDQRPVKLRKIVLGFPCSDNQTEFKFDLTLNYKIASIIQTYSEQKPALVFCATRKGVQQAASVLAKDAKFLLSVEQKQRLQGFANSLKDSKLRDLLTYGVAYHHAGMELSDRKIIEGAFTVGDLPVLFTTSTLAMGVNLPAHLVVIKSTMHYVGGVFQEYSETDILQMIGRAGRPQFDTTATAVIMTRCSTRERYIQMLNGADIIESSLHRHLVEHLNAEIVLHTVTDVSVALEWIRSTFLYIRALKNPTHYGFSSGLDKVGIEAKLQELCLKNLNDLSSFDLIRMDEANNFKPTETGRLMAWYYIALDTVKQFFTIKGTETLKELITMISNCTEFVDVKLRTNEKKILNTLNKDKDKITIRFPMEGKIKTREMKVNCLIQAQLGCIPIQDFTLTQDTGRIFRNGLRVTRWLSDFLASSKNNFAALLNSLILAKCFRCRLWENSLHVSKQLEKIGVSLSNAMVNAGLTSFKKIEDINARELELILNRHPPFGNQIKESVLHLPKYELEIEQLPKYSDTLAEILVTVKLTNYEQLQTKRTAPDFHYVTLVIGDADNQVIFNQKIMDSVLLKTGNWMKKIEVKRALKSEDISINLISSDYVGLDIQQAYTAFYLTPKTEGCKVVTNQKLKAESTLDICYGSRQSLPAAKVDTGGRSKQEIAFRKYGNRECNHRCKNKDVCGHDCCKTGVPPRSQMNGDTQFSLYLADLRSRNSISSIPPVKRLKMQMLNQAENVDLKQFVFTPKSLLPALPRSGNKLPSSSPSVDQTDNINTLEVSKKQLQSWNSGKNNKSRYCFSDALNVDFELRDDIWDDIDDEKLVLASNFVSRELEHGNICLQIPDECEPLCQYTTSKATNNISKDSCTVQDETNIQNSDACVVNSTSKVNLPVQNRNRTLFSFQGKKHSSLSQEQKNVQCSSNAEIISDTSKFTRKEDFFIFTKQQEKEADPRYLLDDESNDVKPFLGIFDGIL, from the exons ATGTTCAACTCTGCAGACATGGTCTTTTCACTGGATagtttattttatgaaaaaccAGATATGAGACAAAG GTGTCTGGAAAATGAAGAGCATAAGGCTTGGTTTATTGCACCTGCTCCAGCTATTGCTGAAATTCCAGCTGTGGAGGAGTTACAgaaggaactggaaaaaaactcaGACAGCACTCATATGG TTTTTGTAGGAGGGAGAAAGCATGAGTTTATACAACAGTGTAAGAGTAACACAAAGGAAGTAGAAGATAAGTCATCAGCACCTGTTCATTTTGGCATAGCCCCTCAAAAAGAAGTCCTACAATTAAGTCTAggagaaagagataaaattagttttcagcatgaaaatctgaaagtggtttcatctttcctctctttcgatgaaaataaatctaaaagAGTAATAGATTTTTCtcagaaaccagaaaataaagcattaagTGAAAACAGTGATGATGAGAGTGTCCATTCAACATTAAGAAAAAG CTTATTTAGAAAGTCTGGCAATGTgcataaaaatacagcatttaaaGCCGGTTCTTTTGATGTGAAAGAGATGGGTACTTACTTAAATACAAgtgaaaacatgaaagaagTGACAGAAGAAggttttttgagaaaaaatcaTCATGCTCCAATAACTGAAGACTCAGATTTTACTTTGCATAGGGTAAATAATGCGGCAATTGTGtctgaaaatggaattaaaattcAATCATTTTCTAATGCTTCAGAGATTCTGGATCTGAcag gaactacaggaagaaaactggaaattttGAGGGCTGTTACAGAAATAC ACAGGAACTTTGTGATTTGTGCTCCGACTGGCTCTGGAAAGACTGTAATGTTCGAGCTAGCTATTACCAGATTACTCATGGAAGCCCCACTGCCTTGGTTAAATATTAAAGTTGTTTACA TGGCTCCAATCAAAGCTCTGTGCAGTCAGCGTTTTGAtgattggaaagaaaaatttggtCCTATAGGACTCACCTGCAAGGAACTGACAGGAGATACACTGATGGatgatttatttgaaatacatcATGCTGACATTATTATCACTACACCT GAAAAGTGGGATAGCATGACTAGAAGGTGGAGAGACAACTCTATAGTCCAGCTTGTACGACTGTTTCTCATTGATGAG GTACATGTTATAAAGGATGAAAGCCGCGGTGCAACTTTGGAAGTTGTAGTGAGTCGGATGAAAACTATTCAGTCTTCTCTTTGGCGTCTCTTAGAGAAGCATGACACTGTTCCTCCCTTGAGATTTGTAGCTGTTTCTGCAACAATCCCAAATACTCAAGAT ATTGCAGAATGGCTTTCAGATAGTAAGATGCCTGCTGTATGCCTGAAAATAGATGAGGATCAACGGCCAGTGAAGCTACGCAAAATTGTTCTTGGTTTTCCTTGCAGTGACAATCAGACAGAATTCAAATTTGACTTAACTCTTAACTACAAGATAGCTAGCATTATACAAACATACTCGGAGCAAAAACCAGCACTTGTG TTTTGTGCCACAAGAAAAGGAGTACAACAGGCTGCTTCTGTTCTTGCAAAAGATGCTAAATTTCTACTGAGTGTAGAACAGaaacaaag ATTACAGGGGTTTGCAAATTCATTGAAAGACTCCAAACTGAGAG ACCTTTTGACGTATGGTGTGGCTTATCATCATGCGGGTATGGAGCTATcggacagaaaaataattgaaggaGCTTTTACTGTAGGAGACTTGCCAGTACTTT TTACTACTAGCACCTTAGCTATGGGAGTCAATCTACCTGCACACCTGGTGGTTATAAAGTCCACAATGCATTATGTTGGAGGAGTATTTCAAGAGTACAGTGAGACTGATATTCTGCAAATGATTGGGAGAGCTGGAAGGCCTCAG tttgacaCTACAGCTACAGCAGTTATTATGACTCGTTGCAGTACCAGGGAGAGATATATACAGATGTTAAATGGTGCTGATATAATAGAGAGCAG CTTGCACAGGCACCTTGTTGAACACTTAAATGCAGAAATAGTGCTGCATACTGTCACTGATGTCAGTGTAGCTTTGGAATGGATACGATCAACATTCTTGTACATTAGAGCCTTAAAAAATCCAACTCATTAcg GTTTTTCATCTGGATTAGATAAAGTTGGAATTGAAGCAAAATTACAAG AACTGTGTCTGAAGAACTTAAATGATTTATCATCTTTTGATTTGATCAGGATGGatgaagcaaataatttcaaaccAACAG AGACCGGAAGATTAATGGCGTGGTATTACATTGCACTTGATACAGTGAAGCAGTTTTTCACAATTAAGGGAACTGAGACTCTAAAAGAATTG ATTACAATGATCTCCAACTGCACAGAATTTGTGGATGTGAAGTtaagaacaaatgaaaagaaaatattgaatacCTTGAAtaaagacaaagacaaaataactatcag GTTTCCAATGGAGGGGAAGataaaaacaagagaaatgaAAGTAAACTG TCTCATTCAGGCTCAGCTGGGATGTATTCCTATTCAAGACTTTACTTTGACACAAGATACTGGCAGAATATTTAGAAATGGCTTGAGAGTTACTAGAT GGTTATCTGACTTTCTGGCATCATCTAAGAACAACTTCGCTGCTTTATTAAACTCTTTGATTTTAGCCAAGTGTTTCAGGTGCAGACTTTGGGAAAATTCACTTCATGTGTCTAAACAATTGGAAAAAATTG GTGTATCACTGTCAAATGCTATGGTAAATGCTGGGCTGACATcgtttaaaaaaattgaagataTAAATGCAAGGGAGCTTGAATTG ATTTTAAACAGACATCCTCCTTTTGGAAACCAGATTAAAGAGTCTGTTTTGCACCTTCCAAAATATGAACTTGAAATTGAACAG CTGCCCAAATACAGTGACACATTGGCCGAAATTTTAGTAACCGTCAAGTTAACAAACTATGAGCAGCTACAGACAAAGAGAACAGCGCCAGACTTTCACTATGTTACGTTGGTCATAGGAGATGCTGACAACCAAGtcatttttaatcagaaaattat GgattctgtgctgctgaaaactGGAAATTGGATGAAGAAAATTGAAGTTAAAAGAGCTCTTAAATCAGAAGACATTAGTATAAATTTAATTAGTTCTGATTATG ttggCCTTGATATACAGCAAGCATATACAGCCTTCTACTTAACACCAAAAACAGAGGGATGTAAGGTGGTTACAAATCAAAAATTGAAAGCTGAATCTACACTTGATATATGTTATGGCTCACGCCAAAGCCTGCCAGCAGCAAAAGTAGATACAG GAGGCAGATCTAAACAGGAGATTGCTTTCAGGAAATATGGAAACAGAGAATGCAACCACcgctgtaaaaataaagatgtgtgTGGGCATGACTGCT GTAAAACTGGAGTACCTCCGAGGTCACAGATGAATGGAGACACACAGTTTTCCTTGTACCTAGCTGATTTAAGGAGCAGGAACTCAATTTCATCTATACCCCCAGTAAAACGGCTAAAG ATGCAGATGTTGAATCAAGCTGAAAATGTGGATCTCAAACAATTTGTTTTTACACCAAAGTCTTTATTGCCAGCCTTGCCAAG gtcTGGCAATAAACTGCCATCTTCATCACCTTCAGTGGACCAGACAGATAATATTAATACCTTAGAAGTATCTAAGAAACAACTGCAATCCTGGAATAGTGGAAAGAATA ATAAAAGCAGATACTGTTTTTCAGATGCTTTGAATGTGGACTTTGAACTGAGAGATGATATTTGGGATGATATTGATGATGAGAAATTGGTACTTGCTAGTAATTTTGTCAGTAGAGAATTAG AACATGGAAATATCTGCCTTCAAATTCCAGATGAATGTGAACCCCTCTGCCAGTATACAACAAGCAAAGCCAcaaataacatttcaaaaga TTCATGCACGGTACAAGATGAGACCAATATTCAGAACTCAGATGCTTGTGTGGTCAATAGCACATCAAAAGTGAATTTACCTGTACAGAATAGAAATAGAACTTTG TTCAGTTTTCAAGGGAAAAAGCATTCAAGTCTTTCTCAAGAGCAAAAAAATGTACAGTGTTCTTCCAACGCAGAAATAATCTCAGACACTTCTAAATTCACTaggaaagaagatttttttattttcacaaaacagcaagaaaaagaagcagatcCTAG ATATCTTCTTGATGATGAATCCAACGATGTCAAGCCCTTTCTTGGAATATTTGATGGTATTTTGTAA
- the HFM1 gene encoding probable ATP-dependent DNA helicase HFM1 isoform X5, which translates to MFNSADMVFSLDSLFYEKPDMRQRCLENEEHKAWFIAPAPAIAEIPAVEELQKELEKNSDSTHMVFVGGRKHEFIQQCKSNTKEVEDKSSAPVHFGIAPQKEVLQLSLGERDKISFQHENLKVVSSFLSFDENKSKRVIDFSQKPENKALSENSDDESVHSTLRKSLFRKSGNVHKNTAFKAGSFDVKEMGTYLNTSENMKEVTEEGFLRKNHHAPITEDSDFTLHRVNNAAIVSENGIKIQSFSNASEILDLTGTTGRKLEILRAVTEIPTQFRSIFKEFPYFNYAQSKALDDLLYTDRNFVICAPTGSGKTVMFELAITRLLMEAPLPWLNIKVVYMAPIKALCSQRFDDWKEKFGPIGLTCKELTGDTLMDDLFEIHHADIIITTPEKWDSMTRRWRDNSIVQLVRLFLIDEVHVIKDESRGATLEVVVSRMKTIQSSLWRLLEKHDTVPPLRFVAVSATIPNTQDFCATRKGVQQAASVLAKDAKFLLSVEQKQRLQGFANSLKDSKLRDLLTYGVAYHHAGMELSDRKIIEGAFTVGDLPVLFTTSTLAMGVNLPAHLVVIKSTMHYVGGVFQEYSETDILQMIGRAGRPQFDTTATAVIMTRCSTRERYIQMLNGADIIESSLHRHLVEHLNAEIVLHTVTDVSVALEWIRSTFLYIRALKNPTHYGFSSGLDKVGIEAKLQELCLKNLNDLSSFDLIRMDEANNFKPTETGRLMAWYYIALDTVKQFFTIKGTETLKELITMISNCTEFVDVKLRTNEKKILNTLNKDKDKITIRFPMEGKIKTREMKVNCLIQAQLGCIPIQDFTLTQDTGRIFRNGLRVTRWLSDFLASSKNNFAALLNSLILAKCFRCRLWENSLHVSKQLEKIGVSLSNAMVNAGLTSFKKIEDINARELELILNRHPPFGNQIKESVLHLPKYELEIEQLPKYSDTLAEILVTVKLTNYEQLQTKRTAPDFHYVTLVIGDADNQVIFNQKIMDSVLLKTGNWMKKIEVKRALKSEDISINLISSDYVGLDIQQAYTAFYLTPKTEGCKVVTNQKLKAESTLDICYGSRQSLPAAKVDTGGRSKQEIAFRKYGNRECNHRCKNKDVCGHDCCKTGVPPRSQMNGDTQFSLYLADLRSRNSISSIPPVKRLKMQMLNQAENVDLKQFVFTPKSLLPALPRSGNKLPSSSPSVDQTDNINTLEVSKKQLQSWNSGKNNKSRYCFSDALNVDFELRDDIWDDIDDEKLVLASNFVSRELEHGNICLQIPDECEPLCQYTTSKATNNISKDSCTVQDETNIQNSDACVVNSTSKVNLPVQNRNRTLFSFQGKKHSSLSQEQKNVQCSSNAEIISDTSKFTRKEDFFIFTKQQEKEADPRYLLDDESNDVKPFLGIFDGIL; encoded by the exons ATGTTCAACTCTGCAGACATGGTCTTTTCACTGGATagtttattttatgaaaaaccAGATATGAGACAAAG GTGTCTGGAAAATGAAGAGCATAAGGCTTGGTTTATTGCACCTGCTCCAGCTATTGCTGAAATTCCAGCTGTGGAGGAGTTACAgaaggaactggaaaaaaactcaGACAGCACTCATATGG TTTTTGTAGGAGGGAGAAAGCATGAGTTTATACAACAGTGTAAGAGTAACACAAAGGAAGTAGAAGATAAGTCATCAGCACCTGTTCATTTTGGCATAGCCCCTCAAAAAGAAGTCCTACAATTAAGTCTAggagaaagagataaaattagttttcagcatgaaaatctgaaagtggtttcatctttcctctctttcgatgaaaataaatctaaaagAGTAATAGATTTTTCtcagaaaccagaaaataaagcattaagTGAAAACAGTGATGATGAGAGTGTCCATTCAACATTAAGAAAAAG CTTATTTAGAAAGTCTGGCAATGTgcataaaaatacagcatttaaaGCCGGTTCTTTTGATGTGAAAGAGATGGGTACTTACTTAAATACAAgtgaaaacatgaaagaagTGACAGAAGAAggttttttgagaaaaaatcaTCATGCTCCAATAACTGAAGACTCAGATTTTACTTTGCATAGGGTAAATAATGCGGCAATTGTGtctgaaaatggaattaaaattcAATCATTTTCTAATGCTTCAGAGATTCTGGATCTGAcag gaactacaggaagaaaactggaaattttGAGGGCTGTTACAGAAATAC CAACCCAATTTAGGAGTATTTTTAAGGAGTTCCCATATTTTAACTATGCACAATCAAAAGCTTTGGATGAT CTTTTATATACAGACAGGAACTTTGTGATTTGTGCTCCGACTGGCTCTGGAAAGACTGTAATGTTCGAGCTAGCTATTACCAGATTACTCATGGAAGCCCCACTGCCTTGGTTAAATATTAAAGTTGTTTACA TGGCTCCAATCAAAGCTCTGTGCAGTCAGCGTTTTGAtgattggaaagaaaaatttggtCCTATAGGACTCACCTGCAAGGAACTGACAGGAGATACACTGATGGatgatttatttgaaatacatcATGCTGACATTATTATCACTACACCT GAAAAGTGGGATAGCATGACTAGAAGGTGGAGAGACAACTCTATAGTCCAGCTTGTACGACTGTTTCTCATTGATGAG GTACATGTTATAAAGGATGAAAGCCGCGGTGCAACTTTGGAAGTTGTAGTGAGTCGGATGAAAACTATTCAGTCTTCTCTTTGGCGTCTCTTAGAGAAGCATGACACTGTTCCTCCCTTGAGATTTGTAGCTGTTTCTGCAACAATCCCAAATACTCAAGAT TTTTGTGCCACAAGAAAAGGAGTACAACAGGCTGCTTCTGTTCTTGCAAAAGATGCTAAATTTCTACTGAGTGTAGAACAGaaacaaag ATTACAGGGGTTTGCAAATTCATTGAAAGACTCCAAACTGAGAG ACCTTTTGACGTATGGTGTGGCTTATCATCATGCGGGTATGGAGCTATcggacagaaaaataattgaaggaGCTTTTACTGTAGGAGACTTGCCAGTACTTT TTACTACTAGCACCTTAGCTATGGGAGTCAATCTACCTGCACACCTGGTGGTTATAAAGTCCACAATGCATTATGTTGGAGGAGTATTTCAAGAGTACAGTGAGACTGATATTCTGCAAATGATTGGGAGAGCTGGAAGGCCTCAG tttgacaCTACAGCTACAGCAGTTATTATGACTCGTTGCAGTACCAGGGAGAGATATATACAGATGTTAAATGGTGCTGATATAATAGAGAGCAG CTTGCACAGGCACCTTGTTGAACACTTAAATGCAGAAATAGTGCTGCATACTGTCACTGATGTCAGTGTAGCTTTGGAATGGATACGATCAACATTCTTGTACATTAGAGCCTTAAAAAATCCAACTCATTAcg GTTTTTCATCTGGATTAGATAAAGTTGGAATTGAAGCAAAATTACAAG AACTGTGTCTGAAGAACTTAAATGATTTATCATCTTTTGATTTGATCAGGATGGatgaagcaaataatttcaaaccAACAG AGACCGGAAGATTAATGGCGTGGTATTACATTGCACTTGATACAGTGAAGCAGTTTTTCACAATTAAGGGAACTGAGACTCTAAAAGAATTG ATTACAATGATCTCCAACTGCACAGAATTTGTGGATGTGAAGTtaagaacaaatgaaaagaaaatattgaatacCTTGAAtaaagacaaagacaaaataactatcag GTTTCCAATGGAGGGGAAGataaaaacaagagaaatgaAAGTAAACTG TCTCATTCAGGCTCAGCTGGGATGTATTCCTATTCAAGACTTTACTTTGACACAAGATACTGGCAGAATATTTAGAAATGGCTTGAGAGTTACTAGAT GGTTATCTGACTTTCTGGCATCATCTAAGAACAACTTCGCTGCTTTATTAAACTCTTTGATTTTAGCCAAGTGTTTCAGGTGCAGACTTTGGGAAAATTCACTTCATGTGTCTAAACAATTGGAAAAAATTG GTGTATCACTGTCAAATGCTATGGTAAATGCTGGGCTGACATcgtttaaaaaaattgaagataTAAATGCAAGGGAGCTTGAATTG ATTTTAAACAGACATCCTCCTTTTGGAAACCAGATTAAAGAGTCTGTTTTGCACCTTCCAAAATATGAACTTGAAATTGAACAG CTGCCCAAATACAGTGACACATTGGCCGAAATTTTAGTAACCGTCAAGTTAACAAACTATGAGCAGCTACAGACAAAGAGAACAGCGCCAGACTTTCACTATGTTACGTTGGTCATAGGAGATGCTGACAACCAAGtcatttttaatcagaaaattat GgattctgtgctgctgaaaactGGAAATTGGATGAAGAAAATTGAAGTTAAAAGAGCTCTTAAATCAGAAGACATTAGTATAAATTTAATTAGTTCTGATTATG ttggCCTTGATATACAGCAAGCATATACAGCCTTCTACTTAACACCAAAAACAGAGGGATGTAAGGTGGTTACAAATCAAAAATTGAAAGCTGAATCTACACTTGATATATGTTATGGCTCACGCCAAAGCCTGCCAGCAGCAAAAGTAGATACAG GAGGCAGATCTAAACAGGAGATTGCTTTCAGGAAATATGGAAACAGAGAATGCAACCACcgctgtaaaaataaagatgtgtgTGGGCATGACTGCT GTAAAACTGGAGTACCTCCGAGGTCACAGATGAATGGAGACACACAGTTTTCCTTGTACCTAGCTGATTTAAGGAGCAGGAACTCAATTTCATCTATACCCCCAGTAAAACGGCTAAAG ATGCAGATGTTGAATCAAGCTGAAAATGTGGATCTCAAACAATTTGTTTTTACACCAAAGTCTTTATTGCCAGCCTTGCCAAG gtcTGGCAATAAACTGCCATCTTCATCACCTTCAGTGGACCAGACAGATAATATTAATACCTTAGAAGTATCTAAGAAACAACTGCAATCCTGGAATAGTGGAAAGAATA ATAAAAGCAGATACTGTTTTTCAGATGCTTTGAATGTGGACTTTGAACTGAGAGATGATATTTGGGATGATATTGATGATGAGAAATTGGTACTTGCTAGTAATTTTGTCAGTAGAGAATTAG AACATGGAAATATCTGCCTTCAAATTCCAGATGAATGTGAACCCCTCTGCCAGTATACAACAAGCAAAGCCAcaaataacatttcaaaaga TTCATGCACGGTACAAGATGAGACCAATATTCAGAACTCAGATGCTTGTGTGGTCAATAGCACATCAAAAGTGAATTTACCTGTACAGAATAGAAATAGAACTTTG TTCAGTTTTCAAGGGAAAAAGCATTCAAGTCTTTCTCAAGAGCAAAAAAATGTACAGTGTTCTTCCAACGCAGAAATAATCTCAGACACTTCTAAATTCACTaggaaagaagatttttttattttcacaaaacagcaagaaaaagaagcagatcCTAG ATATCTTCTTGATGATGAATCCAACGATGTCAAGCCCTTTCTTGGAATATTTGATGGTATTTTGTAA